The following is a genomic window from Malus sylvestris chromosome 12, drMalSylv7.2, whole genome shotgun sequence.
GATATCCAAGTTCTAGCATTTAACCTACTCAACTAAACTCCACCAAAGTTTTCAATACTTCCATCTACCAGTTTTATACTATATTAACAACACACCTTCAGCCCTTCTAGCACTCACCAGTGTATCCAAACACTTCGTCAACAGTTTCAAGAGATTAGTGTACTCTTATTTACGACGTTGTTATGGCTAGCTCTGGACAGCTCCTTAAGCTTGCATGCTTGGTGGTGGTGATGTTCTGCATGGTGGCTTGTGTCCCCAAGGCCGAGGCAGCTGTGACATGCGGTCAGATGGTGAGTGACCTGACTCCATGCATTTCCTACGTGAAGGCCGGCGGGGCATTGGCCCCCGCTTGTTGCAACGGGGTCAGGACCCTCTTCACCCTGGCTCAAACCACCCCTGACCGCCAAAGTGTCTGCAACtgcttgaagcaagcaatcaaTGGCATCCCTTACACCAATACCAACGCTGGCCTTGCTGCTGGCCTTCCTGCCAAGTGTAGTGTCAACattccgtacaagatcagcccCTCTACAGACTGCAAAAGGtcttataaattaattaaactcaTTTTAACAACAATTTTAGTTTTCAGTGTTTAGTAAATCAAACGAAatttaaaaatttcacaaaaatactcagctttccttggtttttagttttcaccTTTCTGAAAAatattgccaaaaaaaaaaacgttataATTATCAAACAgttcttaaattaactttctttTCTTAAATCTTAATTAACCGAACTTCTGTTCTCTTGTTGCAGTGTG
Proteins encoded in this region:
- the LOC126592595 gene encoding non-specific lipid-transfer protein 3-like; protein product: MASSGQLLKLACLVVVMFCMVACVPKAEAAVTCGQMVSDLTPCISYVKAGGALAPACCNGVRTLFTLAQTTPDRQSVCNCLKQAINGIPYTNTNAGLAAGLPAKCSVNIPYKISPSTDCKSVK